In Mustela lutreola isolate mMusLut2 chromosome 1, mMusLut2.pri, whole genome shotgun sequence, one genomic interval encodes:
- the DOK2 gene encoding docking protein 2 isoform X5, with the protein MRPTEASERCRLRGSYTLRAGETALELWGGHELGSKLYEWPYRFLRRFGRDKVTFSFEAGRRCISGEGNFEFETRQGNEIFSALEEAISAQKNSAHPGPQSQPATVPAVFPRPESPYSRPHDSLPPPSPSTPVPSARPRGPEGEYAVPFDAVARNLGKSLRGVLAVPPHVPADPLYDSIEEHLPPRPDHIYDEPEGVAALSLYDSPQEPQGEAWRRQATADRDRGLQRGQDLSAAGWPQGTEYDNVILKKGPK; encoded by the exons CCCTCCGGGCTGGGGAGACAGCCCTGGAGCTGTGGGGTGGCCATGAGCTGGGCAGCAAGCTGTATGAGTGGCCCTACAGGTTTCTGAGGCGCTTTGGGCGGGACAAG GTAACCTTTTCTTTCGAGGCAGGCCGGCGCTGCATCTCTGGAGAGGGCAACTTTGAGTTCGAAACCCGGCAAGGCAACGAGATCTTCTCGGCCCTGGAGGAAGCCATTTCTGCCCAGAAGAACAGCGCACATCCTGGGCCGCAATCCCAGCCAGCCACAGTCCCTGCGGTGTTCCCCCGGCCAGAAAGCCCCTACTCCCGGCCCCACGACTCCCTGCCACCTCCCTCGCCCTCCACTCCAGTGCCCTCTGCCCGGCCGCGGGGCCCGGAGGGGGAATATGCTGTGCCCTTTGATGCAGTGGCCCGTAACCTTGGGAAGAGCTTGAGGGGCGTCCTGGCGGTCCCTCCCCACGTCCCTGCGGACCCCCTATATGACAGCATTGAGGAGCACCTCCCCCCACGACCCGACCACATATATGATGAGCCTGAGGGAGTGGCTGCCCTGTCCCTGTATGACAGCCCACAGGAGCCCCAGGGAGAGGCCTGGAGGAGGCAGGCCACAGCTGACAGGGACCGCGGCCTCCAGAGAGGGCAGGACCTCTCTGCCGCTGGCTGGCCACAGGGAACTGAGTATGACAACGTCATACTTAAGAAAGGCCCAAAGTGA